In one Myotis daubentonii chromosome 1, mMyoDau2.1, whole genome shotgun sequence genomic region, the following are encoded:
- the LOC132217811 gene encoding ferritin light chain-like — MSSQIRQNYSTEVEAAVNRLANLHLRASYTYLSLGYYFDRDYVALEGVGHFFRELAEKKREGAEHLLKPQNKHGGRTLFQDVQKPSQDEWGKTQDAMEAALALEKNLNQALLDLHALGSTPVDPHLCDFLENHFLDEEVKLIKKMGDHLTNIRRLAGPQAGLGEYLFERLTLKHDKEPLEPRGLSEAPPAPPWHLWLLPEPLPETTSHSFNHPGALSHALDQMRQ; from the coding sequence atgagctcccaaattcgccagaattattccaccgaggtggaggccgcggtcaaccgcctggccaacctgcatctgcgggcctcctacacctacctctctctgggctacTATTTCGACCGCGACtatgtggctctggagggcgtgGGCCACTTCTTCCGCGAGCTGGCGGAGAAGAAGCGCGAGGGCGCGGAGCATCTCCTAAAGCCGCAGAACAAGCACGGCGGCCGCACTCTCTTCCAGGACGTGCAGAAACCTTCCCAGGATGAGTGGGGTAAAACTCAGGACGCCATGGAagctgccctggccttggagaagaacctgaaccaggcccttttggatcTGCATGCCCTGGGTTCGACCCCTGTTGACCCTCATCTCTgcgacttcctggagaaccacttcctggatgaggaggtgaaactcatcaagaagatgggcgaccACCTGACTAACATCCgcaggctggccggcccccaggctgggctgggcgagtatctcttcgAGAGGCTCACACTCAAGCACGAcaaggagcctttggagcccagaggcctttccgaggctccccctgcacccccctggcatctctggcttttacctgagcctcttcccgaaactactagccattcctTTAACCACCCcggagccctctcccatgcattggaccaaatgagacaataa